A portion of the Thermosinus carboxydivorans Nor1 genome contains these proteins:
- a CDS encoding YitT family protein has protein sequence MRLKWLRNYLGITLGAVLTALALNMFLIPNKVAAGGVSGLATVLHYLFGLPVGMTMLALNIPLFVASVKVLGAHFGINTLFGAAALSVAIDVLAPYTPVLTHDLLLSALYGGVLSGIGMGIVFRFKGTTAGTDLAAAIVNKLLGVSIGQSLLAIDFFVIASAGVAFASAELSLYALISLYVTSKIIDLIQEGPSSAKAFIIITARPAVVAKTIMEDVGRGVTFVQGRGAYSGTCREVLLCVVHTSEVTRIKELVYGIDPRAFVILVDAHEVLGEGFTRGKF, from the coding sequence ATGCGGCTAAAGTGGCTCAGGAACTATCTGGGGATTACGCTCGGGGCAGTGCTAACCGCCTTGGCGCTTAATATGTTTTTAATCCCTAACAAAGTGGCCGCCGGCGGTGTCAGCGGCCTGGCCACCGTCCTCCACTACCTCTTCGGCCTGCCGGTGGGCATGACCATGTTGGCGCTGAACATTCCGTTGTTTGTGGCCAGTGTCAAGGTTCTGGGGGCCCATTTCGGCATCAACACGCTGTTTGGCGCGGCGGCCTTGTCGGTCGCCATCGATGTCCTCGCTCCTTATACGCCGGTGCTGACCCACGACCTCTTGCTCAGCGCACTGTACGGCGGCGTGTTGTCCGGCATCGGCATGGGCATTGTCTTTCGGTTTAAGGGTACGACGGCCGGCACCGATCTGGCGGCGGCCATCGTCAATAAACTGCTGGGCGTCAGCATCGGTCAGTCGCTCTTAGCGATTGATTTCTTCGTCATTGCTTCGGCCGGCGTCGCCTTTGCCAGCGCCGAACTATCGTTATATGCGCTGATTTCCCTCTATGTTACCAGTAAGATTATTGACCTTATTCAGGAAGGCCCAAGCTCGGCAAAAGCGTTTATTATTATCACCGCCAGACCCGCAGTGGTGGCCAAGACCATCATGGAGGATGTCGGGCGGGGCGTTACTTTTGTGCAGGGCCGAGGAGCCTACAGTGGCACCTGCCGGGAAGTGCTGCTGTGCGTTGTCCATACCAGTGAAGTAACCCGGATTAAGGAACTTGTTTATGGTATTGATCCGCGCGCCTTTGTCATTCTCGTGGACGCCCATGAGGTGCTGGGCGAAGGTTTCACGCGCGGCAAATTTTGA
- a CDS encoding transketolase family protein — translation MAKATRDAYGEALRELGGRYQDIVVLDADLSKSTKTNLFAKAYPERFFNCGIAEQNMMGVAAGLAAAGKIPFVSTFAVFATGRAFEQVRTSICYPRLNVKIAATHAGITVGEDGATHQANEDIALMRALPNMTVIVPADATETHQAVLFAASYKGPVYLRLGRAPVPDVFGEGYEFRHGKASLLAEGADCTIIANGVMVGPARRAADELTQVGLSARVLNMATVKPIDREAIIQAAEETGAIVTCEEHSIIGGLGSAVAEVVVETCPVPMERVGLLDVFGESGTPDALLAKYNLTVADIVQAAKRVVSRKRK, via the coding sequence ATGGCAAAAGCAACGCGCGATGCATACGGCGAGGCGCTCAGGGAACTGGGCGGTCGCTATCAGGATATTGTCGTTCTCGACGCCGATTTGTCCAAGTCCACCAAGACCAACCTATTCGCCAAGGCCTATCCGGAGCGGTTTTTCAACTGTGGCATCGCGGAACAGAACATGATGGGCGTGGCGGCGGGCCTGGCGGCGGCCGGGAAAATCCCTTTTGTCTCCACCTTTGCCGTGTTTGCCACCGGGCGGGCCTTTGAGCAGGTGCGTACGTCCATCTGCTATCCGCGGCTGAATGTCAAGATTGCCGCCACCCATGCTGGGATCACGGTGGGCGAGGACGGCGCCACCCATCAGGCCAATGAGGACATCGCCCTCATGCGGGCCCTGCCGAATATGACGGTTATTGTGCCGGCCGACGCTACCGAAACCCACCAGGCGGTGCTGTTTGCCGCGAGTTACAAGGGGCCGGTATACCTGCGCTTGGGCCGGGCGCCGGTTCCGGACGTGTTCGGCGAAGGCTACGAGTTCCGTCACGGCAAGGCGAGTTTACTAGCCGAAGGCGCCGACTGTACGATCATTGCCAACGGCGTCATGGTCGGCCCGGCGCGGCGGGCGGCGGACGAACTCACCCAGGTAGGTTTAAGCGCTCGGGTGCTCAATATGGCGACGGTGAAGCCCATCGACCGCGAGGCTATCATCCAGGCGGCCGAAGAGACCGGGGCCATTGTGACGTGCGAGGAACATAGCATCATCGGCGGTTTGGGCAGCGCCGTGGCCGAAGTGGTGGTTGAGACTTGTCCTGTGCCCATGGAACGGGTAGGGCTGCTCGACGTTTTCGGCGAATCCGGTACGCCGGATGCGCTGCTGGCCAAGTACAACCTGACGGTGGCCGACATTGTGCAGGCGGCCAAGCGGGTTGTCAGCCGCAAACGCAAATAG
- the uvrB gene encoding excinuclease ABC subunit UvrB produces the protein MAIVPKLRTTYQEGGIPFQVVAPFVPTGDQPQAIEALAEGIFRGERAQVLLGATGTGKTFTIAKTIEKVQKPTLVIAHNKTLAAQLASEFKEFFPHNAVEYFVSYYDYYQPEAYIPQTDTYIEKDASINDEIDKLRHSATSALFERRDVIIVASVSCIYGLGSPDEYRGLVLSLRQGQVRDRDEILRKLVEIQYERNDVNFTRGKFRVRGDVIEIFPAAYGEQAVRVELFGDEVERILEIDTLTGEILAERKHIAIYPASHYVTTRENMLRAIADIEKELEERLAELRAAGKLLEAQRLEQRTRYDMEMMLEMGYCSGIENYSRHITGRKPGEAPYTLLDYFPDDFLLVIDESHVTLPQVRAMYNGDKSRKDMLVEHGFRLPSAYDNRPLTFDEFVQRINQVIYVSATPGPYELKTSTRVVQQIIRPTGLVDPEVEVRPIKGQMDDLLGEIKARAAANERVLVTTLTKKMAEDLTEFLREMGVRVRYLHSEIATIERADIIRDLRAGAFDVLVGINLLREGLDLPEVSLVAILDADKEGFLRSETSLIQTIGRAARNVHGKVIMYADTITDSMRRAIDETNRRRAIQQAYNEAHGITPQTVRKRVKELIETTKVAETPAEYKADRLAGMTRTEMLDLAANLEKQMRQAAKNLEFERAAELRDMLIELKQRLAEGESKKGKEEKEKGKMGQLRRTRRK, from the coding sequence ATGGCAATTGTGCCGAAACTGCGAACAACTTATCAGGAAGGGGGCATCCCCTTTCAGGTCGTGGCGCCGTTTGTGCCAACCGGTGACCAGCCCCAGGCCATCGAAGCACTGGCCGAAGGCATTTTCCGGGGCGAACGGGCTCAGGTTCTGCTGGGTGCCACCGGTACCGGCAAAACGTTCACGATTGCCAAAACCATCGAAAAGGTGCAGAAACCGACGCTGGTCATCGCCCACAACAAAACGCTGGCCGCCCAGCTGGCCAGCGAGTTTAAAGAGTTTTTTCCCCATAACGCCGTCGAATATTTTGTTAGCTACTACGACTACTACCAGCCGGAGGCGTACATTCCCCAAACCGATACTTACATTGAAAAAGACGCGTCGATTAACGACGAAATCGATAAACTGCGCCACTCGGCGACCAGCGCCCTGTTCGAACGGCGCGACGTTATCATTGTCGCCAGTGTATCGTGCATTTACGGCTTAGGTTCGCCGGACGAATACCGCGGCTTGGTGCTGTCGCTGCGGCAGGGCCAAGTCCGCGACCGCGACGAAATCCTGCGCAAACTGGTAGAGATTCAGTACGAGCGCAACGATGTCAACTTTACCCGGGGCAAATTCCGCGTCCGCGGCGATGTTATCGAGATTTTTCCGGCCGCCTACGGCGAGCAGGCCGTGCGGGTCGAACTGTTTGGCGACGAAGTGGAGCGCATTCTGGAAATTGATACCCTGACCGGCGAGATTTTGGCCGAGCGCAAGCATATTGCCATCTATCCGGCGTCCCACTATGTCACCACCCGGGAGAACATGCTGCGGGCCATCGCCGATATTGAGAAGGAACTGGAAGAGCGGCTGGCCGAGCTGCGCGCCGCCGGCAAGCTGCTCGAGGCCCAGCGGCTGGAGCAGCGTACCCGCTACGATATGGAAATGATGCTGGAGATGGGGTACTGCTCGGGTATTGAGAACTATTCGCGCCATATTACCGGCCGCAAGCCGGGCGAGGCGCCCTATACGCTGCTTGACTATTTTCCCGACGATTTCCTGCTGGTGATTGACGAATCGCATGTGACGCTGCCGCAGGTGCGGGCCATGTATAATGGCGATAAATCGCGCAAGGATATGCTGGTCGAGCATGGTTTTCGCCTGCCGTCGGCGTATGACAACCGACCGCTGACCTTTGACGAGTTCGTGCAGCGGATTAATCAGGTTATTTATGTGTCGGCCACGCCCGGCCCGTACGAACTAAAGACAAGTACGCGGGTGGTGCAGCAGATCATCCGGCCGACCGGCCTGGTCGACCCGGAAGTTGAGGTGCGGCCGATCAAGGGGCAGATGGACGATTTGCTGGGCGAGATCAAGGCCCGCGCCGCCGCCAACGAACGGGTGCTGGTGACGACGCTGACCAAGAAGATGGCCGAGGACTTAACCGAGTTTTTGCGCGAGATGGGGGTGCGGGTGCGCTATTTGCATTCGGAAATCGCCACCATTGAGCGGGCCGATATTATTCGCGACCTGCGGGCCGGCGCGTTTGACGTGCTGGTCGGCATCAATTTGCTGCGGGAAGGGCTCGACCTGCCTGAGGTGTCGCTGGTCGCCATCCTCGACGCGGACAAGGAGGGCTTTCTGCGCTCCGAGACCTCGCTGATCCAGACTATCGGCCGGGCGGCGCGCAATGTCCACGGTAAGGTCATCATGTATGCCGATACCATTACCGATTCGATGCGGCGGGCCATTGACGAGACCAACCGCCGCCGCGCCATCCAACAGGCGTATAACGAGGCGCACGGCATCACGCCCCAGACGGTGCGCAAACGGGTCAAGGAACTCATTGAAACGACGAAAGTCGCCGAAACGCCGGCAGAATATAAAGCCGACCGCCTGGCTGGCATGACTCGGACCGAGATGTTGGACCTCGCCGCCAACCTCGAGAAACAGATGCGGCAGGCGGCGAAAAACCTCGAGTTCGAGCGGGCGGCCGAGCTGCGCGACATGCTCATCGAACTCAAACAGCGCCTGGCTGAAGGAGAAAGTAAAAAGGGGAAAGAGGAAAAGGAAAAAGGGAAAATGGGACAGCTGCGGAGGACGCGGAGAAAATAA
- a CDS encoding murein hydrolase activator EnvC family protein — translation MDKIRRGLAVVVAVVMLLAAVGPALANEMELELQDVQRQMQVQQNKAARAQRQVDSISEQLRLIQGELDTVQGEYNAIQAQLAATEQQIELNQAILAKAEKNLAERSQILNKRIRDIYKNGQISYLDVLLGANDFADFATRMDLLKRVISQDVALIAQVKAERELVLQKKAELERDRAAILELKKAAAAKKQAIEARKAEREAVLSAAVNERDTAERAYQELLATSKRIEEMLRSKQTGGRAAESTGAMLWPASGPITSPFGWRTHPIFGTARFHSGIDIGADYGDPVAAADGGVVVYADWMGGYGKTVIIDHGGGISTLYAHNSELLVSEGQRVRKGQPIARVGSTGYSTGPHLHFEVRQNGSPVNPLGYLP, via the coding sequence ATGGACAAAATCAGACGCGGCCTGGCCGTTGTCGTGGCGGTCGTTATGTTGCTGGCTGCGGTCGGGCCGGCGCTGGCCAATGAAATGGAGCTCGAGCTGCAGGACGTGCAGCGGCAGATGCAGGTGCAGCAGAACAAAGCCGCCCGGGCCCAACGCCAGGTGGACAGCATATCCGAGCAGCTCCGGCTTATTCAGGGTGAACTGGATACGGTTCAGGGCGAGTATAACGCCATTCAGGCCCAACTGGCCGCGACCGAGCAGCAGATTGAACTCAACCAGGCCATTTTGGCCAAGGCGGAAAAGAATTTGGCCGAGCGCAGCCAGATCCTTAACAAACGGATCCGCGACATTTATAAAAACGGCCAGATAAGTTACCTGGACGTACTCTTGGGTGCCAATGATTTTGCGGACTTTGCCACCCGTATGGACCTCCTTAAACGGGTAATCAGCCAGGACGTGGCCCTCATTGCCCAAGTCAAGGCCGAGCGGGAACTGGTACTGCAGAAAAAAGCCGAGCTGGAACGCGATAGGGCGGCGATTTTGGAACTGAAAAAAGCGGCGGCCGCCAAAAAGCAGGCGATTGAAGCCCGTAAGGCCGAACGGGAGGCGGTGCTAAGCGCCGCGGTCAATGAACGCGATACGGCGGAACGGGCTTATCAGGAACTTTTGGCAACGTCGAAACGCATTGAAGAAATGCTGCGCAGCAAGCAGACCGGCGGCCGCGCCGCCGAGAGCACGGGCGCGATGCTCTGGCCGGCGTCCGGGCCGATCACTTCGCCGTTTGGTTGGCGTACCCACCCGATTTTCGGCACCGCGCGGTTCCACAGTGGCATCGACATCGGCGCCGATTACGGCGATCCGGTAGCGGCGGCCGACGGCGGCGTTGTCGTCTATGCTGACTGGATGGGCGGGTATGGCAAAACGGTCATCATCGATCATGGCGGCGGTATTTCTACTCTGTATGCGCACAATTCGGAACTATTAGTCAGCGAGGGCCAGCGGGTGCGCAAGGGACAACCAATCGCTCGCGTCGGTTCGACCGGTTACTCGACCGGACCGCACCTGCATTTTGAAGTGCGCCAAAACGGTTCGCCGGTCAATCCGCTGGGCTATTTGCCGTAA
- a CDS encoding transketolase codes for MAATLTAEQAAELARRAKAIRRHILTMVTAAKSGHPGGSLSAADILATLYFAEMKVDPHRPDDPERDRFVLSKGHAAPVLYATLAERGFFSQQELCTLRQIDSRLQGHPDMKMTPGVDMTTGSLGQGISAACGMALAGRLDGRPYRVYVLLGDGELEEGQVWEAAMFAAHHKLDNLTAFVDYNGLQIDGPVREVMSPLPIPDKWRAFGWNVLEIDGHDYHAIYDAIQTAKTVKGRPTVIVAHTVKGKGVGSMENVVDWHGKAPSRQECDAFLAELEK; via the coding sequence ATGGCAGCTACTTTGACGGCCGAGCAGGCGGCGGAATTGGCCCGCCGGGCGAAAGCCATTCGGCGCCATATTCTTACCATGGTTACGGCGGCGAAATCGGGCCATCCGGGCGGTTCGCTGTCGGCCGCCGATATTCTGGCAACGTTGTATTTCGCAGAGATGAAGGTGGATCCGCACCGGCCGGACGACCCGGAGCGCGACCGCTTTGTCCTCAGCAAGGGCCATGCGGCGCCGGTGCTGTATGCAACACTGGCCGAGCGGGGCTTTTTCTCCCAACAGGAGCTGTGCACCCTGCGCCAGATCGACAGTCGCCTGCAAGGCCATCCGGACATGAAAATGACGCCCGGGGTGGACATGACGACCGGATCACTTGGCCAGGGCATTAGTGCTGCCTGCGGCATGGCGTTGGCCGGCCGCCTGGATGGCCGCCCGTACCGCGTCTATGTCCTGTTGGGCGACGGTGAACTGGAAGAAGGCCAGGTGTGGGAGGCGGCGATGTTTGCCGCCCATCACAAGTTGGATAATCTTACTGCTTTTGTTGATTATAACGGCTTGCAGATTGACGGGCCGGTGCGGGAAGTTATGTCGCCCCTGCCCATTCCCGACAAGTGGCGCGCCTTTGGCTGGAATGTACTGGAGATTGACGGCCACGACTACCATGCCATTTATGACGCCATCCAGACGGCGAAAACGGTCAAGGGTCGGCCGACGGTGATCGTGGCCCATACCGTCAAGGGCAAGGGCGTGGGCAGTATGGAGAATGTGGTTGACTGGCACGGCAAGGCGCCGTCGCGCCAAGAATGCGACGCTTTTCTTGCTGAGCTGGAAAAATAG
- a CDS encoding site-2 protease family protein — translation MCAAGLVAMTSLGPAAAMAVSILMSLAVYAYVFGLKFAVGFIILLLVHELGHIIASRVVGLRTGGPMFVPFVGAVISLHKPPQSAKMEANIAIGGPALGTLSALVCLILYLWTDSTLMLALAYTASLLNLFNLIPCAPLDGGRIAAAISPHLWWAGSATLGALAIVTSNFFIFVVFLFSLARLWLGAEDDTGPEYYAMTVRQRLTVAWWYFGLLTVLGLMTWQLVAALR, via the coding sequence GTGTGTGCGGCCGGCCTGGTGGCCATGACGAGTCTGGGGCCGGCCGCGGCCATGGCCGTTTCCATATTGATGTCGCTGGCCGTGTACGCCTATGTTTTCGGCCTGAAATTTGCGGTGGGGTTTATTATTTTGCTGCTTGTCCATGAGTTAGGCCATATCATTGCCTCGCGGGTGGTGGGGCTGCGAACCGGCGGCCCCATGTTCGTGCCGTTCGTCGGCGCGGTGATAAGTCTGCACAAACCGCCGCAGAGCGCCAAGATGGAAGCCAATATCGCCATCGGCGGGCCGGCGCTGGGGACGCTGAGCGCTCTCGTGTGCTTGATCCTTTATCTGTGGACCGACAGCACCCTGATGCTGGCCTTGGCCTACACGGCCAGCCTGCTCAACCTGTTTAACCTCATCCCCTGTGCACCGCTGGACGGTGGGCGCATCGCCGCCGCCATCTCGCCGCACTTATGGTGGGCGGGAAGCGCTACCCTCGGGGCGCTGGCGATCGTAACCAGCAATTTTTTTATCTTTGTCGTTTTTTTGTTTTCGCTTGCCCGGCTGTGGCTGGGCGCCGAAGATGACACCGGGCCGGAGTATTATGCCATGACCGTGCGGCAGCGGCTGACGGTGGCGTGGTGGTATTTTGGCCTGCTTACCGTCCTGGGGCTTATGACCTGGCAGCTGGTTGCCGCGCTGCGCTAA
- the ftsX gene encoding permease-like cell division protein FtsX gives MKIRTFEYFIREAISSLRHNSLMSIASVSTVALSLLILGLFLVMVLNLNHMASALESQVQISVYLQDNLTAQQMRAIGEQITKLPGVTQVTFVSKDEALARFKQRLGEQQGLLSALGDTNPLPNSYEIKVDKPENVKPVAQAVEKIKGVENARFGQEVVDRLFHLTRMVRIFGVVIIIFLALAALFIIANTIRITVFARRKEIGIMKYVGATDWFIRWPFLIEGMILGFSGALIAVVLLNETYAVLTQQVYESLAFLPLIPKQPFLTNLSIVLLVLGTTIGALGSTISLKRFMKV, from the coding sequence ATGAAGATTAGGACGTTCGAGTATTTTATCCGCGAAGCCATCTCCTCCCTCCGCCATAACAGCCTCATGAGCATCGCCTCGGTCAGCACGGTGGCGTTGTCGCTATTAATCCTCGGGCTGTTCCTGGTGATGGTGCTTAACCTTAACCATATGGCATCGGCCTTGGAGTCGCAGGTGCAGATTTCGGTATACCTGCAAGACAATCTTACCGCCCAGCAAATGCGGGCGATCGGCGAGCAGATTACCAAGCTGCCGGGCGTGACCCAGGTTACCTTTGTCAGCAAGGACGAAGCCCTGGCCCGCTTTAAGCAGCGGCTGGGCGAGCAGCAAGGGCTGCTGAGCGCCCTGGGCGATACCAACCCGCTGCCCAATTCGTATGAAATCAAGGTGGACAAACCCGAAAACGTCAAGCCAGTGGCCCAAGCGGTCGAAAAGATAAAAGGCGTGGAAAACGCCCGCTTTGGCCAGGAGGTGGTGGACCGCCTCTTTCACCTGACCCGCATGGTGCGGATTTTTGGGGTGGTAATTATTATTTTCCTGGCGTTGGCGGCGCTGTTTATCATTGCCAACACCATTCGCATCACCGTCTTTGCCCGGCGCAAGGAAATCGGGATTATGAAATATGTGGGCGCCACTGATTGGTTTATCCGCTGGCCCTTTCTTATCGAAGGCATGATTTTGGGCTTCAGCGGGGCGCTCATCGCCGTGGTGTTGCTCAATGAGACCTATGCCGTGCTTACCCAGCAGGTGTATGAGTCGCTAGCCTTTCTACCCCTGATTCCCAAACAGCCGTTTCTGACCAATCTCAGTATTGTCCTGCTGGTGTTAGGGACGACGATCGGGGCGCTGGGCAGCACCATCTCGCTCAAGCGGTTCATGAAGGTCTAA
- a CDS encoding S41 family peptidase has product MPNRRKLFIGAILLVVATFVLTAGGFLYLLNAGSADVVSTLNFFRALQIVKARYIEDVPMETLMTGAIKGMVNALGDPHSVYLDAKMYKEFMIETEGSFGGVGIVIGVKDKVLTVVSPIEGTPGEKAGIKSGDQILKIDGQDTKDLALDEAVNKIRGPEGSQVTLTIRRPSTQEVKDYTLTRSNIQIRTVEGKMLPDKIGYIRISMFNESTGADLNRKYQELEKEGMKAVILDLRDNPGGLLEESVKVANKFVPKGPVVSVVTRDGRRETHSSNLEAVKYPVVVLVNGGSASASEIVAGAIQDTGAGILVGTKTYGKGSVQTIMRLDNGTAIKLTIAKYLTPNGRSINGVGIEPDVKVEVPEPRQPGQKDIQLEKAIEILKSKL; this is encoded by the coding sequence TTGCCGAATCGGCGCAAGCTATTTATTGGGGCCATCCTGCTCGTGGTGGCCACCTTTGTTTTAACCGCAGGCGGCTTTCTTTACCTGCTCAACGCCGGCTCAGCCGACGTGGTCAGTACCCTGAATTTTTTCCGGGCCTTGCAAATCGTCAAAGCGCGCTATATTGAAGACGTGCCGATGGAAACCCTCATGACCGGAGCCATCAAGGGCATGGTTAATGCGCTGGGCGACCCCCATTCCGTCTACCTGGACGCTAAGATGTACAAGGAGTTTATGATTGAGACCGAAGGGTCTTTCGGCGGCGTCGGCATTGTTATCGGGGTGAAGGACAAGGTGCTGACGGTGGTGTCGCCGATTGAGGGCACGCCGGGCGAGAAGGCCGGTATTAAGAGCGGTGACCAAATCCTCAAGATTGACGGCCAGGATACCAAGGATCTGGCACTCGACGAAGCGGTCAATAAAATCCGCGGCCCGGAAGGCAGTCAAGTGACCCTGACCATCCGCCGGCCGTCCACCCAGGAAGTGAAAGACTACACCCTGACCCGCTCGAATATTCAAATCCGCACCGTGGAGGGCAAGATGCTGCCCGATAAGATTGGCTACATCCGGATTTCCATGTTCAATGAAAGCACCGGCGCCGATTTAAACCGCAAGTACCAGGAACTGGAAAAGGAAGGTATGAAGGCCGTTATTTTGGACCTGCGCGATAACCCGGGCGGATTATTGGAAGAAAGCGTCAAGGTCGCCAATAAATTTGTACCGAAGGGGCCGGTGGTATCGGTGGTGACGCGCGACGGACGGCGGGAAACCCATTCGTCCAACCTCGAGGCCGTGAAGTATCCGGTCGTCGTCCTGGTTAACGGTGGCAGTGCCAGTGCTTCCGAAATCGTGGCCGGCGCCATTCAGGACACCGGGGCCGGTATCCTGGTCGGCACGAAAACCTACGGCAAAGGCTCGGTGCAGACCATTATGCGGCTGGATAACGGCACCGCCATCAAGCTGACCATCGCCAAATATCTGACGCCCAACGGGCGGTCGATCAACGGCGTGGGCATTGAACCGGACGTGAAGGTGGAAGTGCCGGAGCCGCGGCAGCCGGGCCAAAAGGACATTCAATTGGAGAAAGCGATTGAGATTTTGAAGAGCAAGCTGTAG
- the ftsE gene encoding cell division ATP-binding protein FtsE: MIQMTDVSKIYSNGSVALSNISVHIDKGEFVFIVGPSGAGKSTLIKLLFREELPTSGHLVVNGWNVGQMRPSEVPYLRRSLGIVFQDFRLLPNKTVYENVAFAMEVIEAPRREIQKRVHTVLDLVGLRSKARAYPAHLSGGEQQRVAIARAIVNKPLVVIADEPTGNLDPDTSWEIMKIFDRINKDGTTIVMVTHDQPMVDAMRKRVIAIEKGRIVRDQARGVYGYED; encoded by the coding sequence ATGATCCAAATGACCGACGTTTCCAAGATCTACAGCAACGGTTCTGTCGCCCTCTCCAACATTTCCGTGCATATTGACAAAGGTGAGTTCGTGTTTATCGTCGGGCCGAGCGGCGCCGGCAAATCTACATTAATAAAACTGCTCTTCCGCGAAGAACTGCCGACCAGCGGCCACCTGGTGGTCAACGGCTGGAACGTGGGCCAAATGCGGCCGTCCGAGGTGCCGTACCTGCGGCGTAGCCTGGGTATCGTTTTTCAGGATTTTCGCCTGCTGCCTAATAAGACGGTCTATGAAAACGTAGCGTTTGCTATGGAGGTCATCGAGGCGCCGCGCCGGGAAATTCAAAAACGAGTACATACCGTGCTCGACCTCGTCGGCCTGCGGAGCAAAGCCAGGGCCTATCCCGCCCACTTGAGCGGCGGCGAGCAGCAGCGCGTAGCCATCGCCCGCGCTATTGTCAATAAACCGTTGGTGGTCATTGCCGACGAGCCGACCGGCAACCTCGACCCGGACACGTCGTGGGAAATCATGAAGATTTTTGACCGCATCAATAAAGACGGTACGACCATCGTCATGGTCACCCATGACCAGCCTATGGTGGACGCTATGCGCAAACGGGTTATCGCCATCGAAAAAGGCCGTATCGTCCGGGACCAGGCAAGGGGGGTTTACGGCTATGAAGATTAG
- a CDS encoding PDZ domain-containing protein — translation MFPWQDIMLLIVRGAISVLFEPMFWLILAMVGFQYWQLQRTQLRLFGVYGYSLRQQIVLAAVYGAVGGVLGSFLLTLVGVTLNQLGLNYIWPLAIALAMINMRFLCFAYAGGLVALANVLFGWPQVNVPQVLALVAVLHITESVLIFISSRYSAVPLIIRRDDGRLVGAFNLQNFWPLPLVLLAAVAVPGGDLPGGVIKMPDWWPLLPLGVEPPEGHRWVYAMMPVVAALGYADVAVSNPPARRRRLSAFHLALYSVGLLGLALLSAKFAWLQPVAAIASPAGHELLIQLDNRRELSGRPRYVPPEYGVMVLDTVLDTPARKIGLRPGDILLSLAGLPVNSGYELAYAINAAPPEFELEFYRDGRTMRRLARFFPGERRLGVILVPEGYEQQYVVMTTDRYGLWDWLKRKVGR, via the coding sequence GTGTTTCCGTGGCAGGACATTATGCTCCTGATCGTGCGCGGGGCGATCAGTGTTTTGTTTGAACCCATGTTTTGGCTGATTTTAGCGATGGTCGGCTTCCAATACTGGCAGTTGCAGCGCACTCAGCTGCGGCTGTTCGGCGTCTACGGCTATTCGCTGCGGCAACAGATTGTGCTGGCGGCCGTGTACGGCGCCGTCGGCGGGGTGTTGGGCAGTTTTTTGCTTACCCTTGTCGGGGTGACGCTCAACCAGTTGGGGCTGAATTATATTTGGCCGCTGGCCATTGCGCTGGCGATGATCAACATGCGCTTTTTGTGCTTCGCCTATGCCGGCGGCCTGGTGGCGCTGGCTAACGTGCTTTTTGGCTGGCCCCAGGTCAATGTACCGCAGGTGCTGGCCCTGGTGGCCGTTTTGCATATTACCGAAAGCGTCCTTATTTTTATCAGCAGCCGCTATAGCGCCGTTCCCCTTATTATTCGCCGCGACGACGGGCGGCTGGTAGGGGCGTTCAACCTGCAGAATTTCTGGCCGCTGCCGCTGGTGCTGCTGGCCGCGGTCGCCGTACCCGGCGGCGACCTGCCAGGAGGGGTTATTAAGATGCCGGACTGGTGGCCGCTGCTTCCCCTCGGCGTGGAGCCGCCGGAAGGGCACCGCTGGGTTTACGCGATGATGCCAGTGGTGGCGGCCCTCGGCTACGCCGACGTGGCCGTATCCAATCCGCCGGCCAGGCGGCGCCGTTTGTCGGCCTTTCACCTTGCGCTATACAGCGTCGGCTTGCTGGGACTGGCGCTCTTGTCGGCCAAGTTTGCCTGGCTCCAACCGGTTGCCGCTATTGCCTCGCCGGCCGGCCACGAGCTCTTAATTCAGCTTGACAACCGCCGCGAACTGAGCGGCCGGCCGCGCTATGTGCCGCCCGAGTATGGCGTAATGGTGCTCGATACTGTCTTGGACACGCCAGCCCGCAAAATCGGGCTGCGGCCCGGCGATATACTCCTTTCCCTGGCCGGCCTGCCGGTAAACAGCGGCTATGAGCTGGCCTATGCGATTAATGCTGCGCCCCCTGAATTTGAGCTGGAGTTTTACCGCGACGGCCGGACGATGCGGCGCCTGGCCCGCTTTTTCCCCGGCGAGCGCCGCCTGGGCGTCATCCTCGTTCCCGAGGGCTATGAACAGCAGTATGTGGTCATGACCACCGACCGTTACGGCCTGTGGGACTGGCTGAAACGCAAGGTGGGTCGGTAA